The Bacteroidales bacterium genome contains a region encoding:
- a CDS encoding helix-turn-helix domain-containing protein yields MAEIKDKFALKRRTKEEKEKLLQEIQKLGVVAGCRRYSIDPSTYYTWLERYQAHGINGLEDRRSQNHDAIVRKLEKENRMLKELMAEKDLEIKMQAELLKKKMEQWKIAKK; encoded by the coding sequence ATGGCTGAAATAAAAGACAAATTTGCTTTGAAACGCAGGACAAAAGAAGAGAAGGAGAAGCTTTTACAAGAGATACAAAAGCTTGGGGTTGTAGCTGGTTGCCGCAGATATTCCATTGATCCTTCAACCTATTACACCTGGCTTGAAAGGTATCAAGCACACGGCATCAATGGTTTGGAAGACAGGCGTTCACAAAATCATGATGCTATTGTGCGTAAACTTGAGAAAGAGAACAGAATGCTAAAGGAGCTCATGGCCGAGAAAGATCTGGAGATTAAAATGCAGGCCGAACTTCTAAAAAAAAAGATGGAACAATGGAAGATCGCAAAGAAGTAG
- a CDS encoding DDE-type integrase/transposase/recombinase → MEDRKEVVCKMVGLGMRTSKALAMAEIPRSSYYYRSKGVRKGKEPSTHTLKNGELVSNEQLVNEMNDILGVDFIDYGYARTTRALAEKGYHVNKKKIYRLMKINHLLLKRRKAVIKKNYVSDFVSLCTAPFQVMEIDIKYVFIHGLRKNAYLITIFDVFSRAALVWSIDLDMKASRVINLVDQLLQKWLIPWNIDPKHTKVSIRTDNGSQFIAALFRQHLKEADITNEYIQPATPQQNGHIESFHATLTKLVCNKYCFDDLNHAINVFHKFFDVYNNIRIMEPILYKTPSTFINLWKEGRIDAKIEKKKVIYFFREETTSHKPVASSSEYSWGKNKIMSYSTNFVSTV, encoded by the coding sequence ATGGAAGATCGCAAAGAAGTAGTCTGCAAAATGGTAGGTTTGGGCATGCGCACAAGCAAAGCGTTGGCAATGGCCGAAATACCCAGAAGCTCGTATTACTATCGTTCAAAAGGAGTGCGAAAAGGGAAAGAACCCAGTACTCATACTTTGAAAAATGGTGAGCTTGTCAGCAATGAGCAACTTGTAAATGAAATGAATGACATCTTGGGTGTAGATTTTATAGACTATGGTTATGCCAGAACTACCAGGGCACTGGCAGAAAAGGGCTATCATGTGAATAAGAAAAAGATCTACAGACTGATGAAAATCAATCATTTATTGTTAAAGAGAAGAAAAGCAGTGATCAAGAAAAACTACGTGAGTGATTTTGTTTCACTCTGCACTGCGCCGTTTCAGGTGATGGAAATTGATATCAAATATGTGTTTATCCATGGTTTACGCAAAAACGCTTATCTCATCACCATATTCGACGTATTTTCACGCGCAGCCCTTGTTTGGAGTATCGATCTCGATATGAAAGCCTCCCGGGTGATTAATCTGGTTGACCAACTCTTGCAAAAATGGCTTATACCTTGGAACATTGACCCAAAACACACCAAAGTCAGCATAAGAACTGACAACGGTTCACAATTTATTGCCGCTCTTTTCCGCCAGCACCTCAAAGAGGCAGATATCACCAACGAGTATATCCAGCCTGCAACGCCTCAACAAAATGGGCATATCGAATCATTTCATGCTACACTCACAAAACTCGTCTGCAACAAATACTGCTTCGATGATTTGAACCATGCTATAAACGTATTCCATAAATTCTTTGATGTATATAATAACATAAGAATCATGGAACCAATACTCTACAAAACACCTTCCACTTTCATAAATCTCTGGAAAGAAGGTCGTATTGATGCTAAAATTGAAAAGAAAAAGGTAATTTATTTCTTCAGAGAAGAGACCACAAGTCATAAACCCGTGGCCTCCTCATCTGAATACTCTTGGGGTAAAAACAAAATTATGTCTTATTCTACTAACTTTGTAAGTACCGTTTAA